A window of the Lactuca sativa cultivar Salinas chromosome 5, Lsat_Salinas_v11, whole genome shotgun sequence genome harbors these coding sequences:
- the LOC111891766 gene encoding protein NRT1/ PTR FAMILY 3.1 isoform X2, whose product MVCITTSSILPQLRPPPCPTKENCIEASSSQLWILYLCLFLTSLGSGAIRPNVVTFAADQFDMSTGKSNPSSVGRNFFNWYYFCMGLATLTALTVVVYVQDRVGWGLGLGIPTIAMVLSFLAFVVAAHLYRRVKPEGSPLVRVAQVVVAAVKKRKLVVQENVTPLYENRKLDAGISADGRLLHTNTLKWFDRAAIVTQDDIKDPSCPNLWRLATVHRVEEIKSVIRMIPIWAAAILHVTSQSHQHSFIIIQAGTMDRHMSPSFEIPPASLSIFGVLTMLICLSTYKRFFVPFARRFTKNPVGITCLQRMGIGFAINILATLVSAMVEIKRKQVASDHNLLDKPNVVIPISVFWLVPQFCLHGVAEAFMSVGHLEFLYDQSPESMRSTCMALNWIAVAIGSYIGTLVVSLIHEYTGKEHNWLPDRNLNKGKLDYYYWLMSGIQVVNLMYYVTCAYYYTNKPLELIKDGQGEGDLELAEDKSVSSKSLLDGRNRDSEENGHQDYKEKRSL is encoded by the exons ATGGTCTGCATCACCACATCATCAATACTACCACAGCTACGGCCACCGCCATGTCCAACCAAAGAGAACTGCATAGAAGCTTCTTCCTCTCAGCTATGGATCCTCTACCTTTGCCTCTTCCTCACCTCCCTCGGCTCCGGCGCCATCCGCCCTAACGTTGTGACCTTCGCCGCTGATCAATTTGACATGTCCACCGGCAAATCAAACCCCAGCAGCGTCGGACGCAACTTCTTCAATTGGTACTACTTTTGCATGGGACTCGCAACACTCACAGCTCTAACAGTTGTCGTTTATGTCCAAGATCGTGTCGGTTGGGGATTGGGTCTCGGTATCCCAACCATCGCAATGGTTTTGTCGTTCCTCGCGTTTGTGGTCGCAGCTCATCTTTATAGAAGGGTGAAACCCGAAGGTAGCCCATTGGTTCGAGTCGCTCAGGTGGTGGTTGCTGCTGTTAAAAAAAGGAAACTGGTTGTACAAGAAAACGTGACACCTCTTTACGAAAATAGGAAGTTAGATGCTGGTATTTCAGCGGATGGAAGACTTCTTCATACTAATACGTTAAA GTGGTTTGATCGAGCTGCGATTGTAACACAAGATGACATAAAAGATCCTTCATGTCCGAACTTGTGGAGGCTAGCGACAGTCCATAGGGTGGAGGAGATAAAATCCGTCATACGAATGATACCCATATGGGCGGCGGCGATTCTCCATGTCACGTCGCAATCCCATCAACATAGCTTCATCATCATACAAGCAGGAACCATGGATCGCCATATGTCCCCTTCTTTCGAAATTCCACCTGCAAGTCTATCGATCTTCGGTGTCCTCACCATGCTCATCTGTCTCTCGACCTACAAGCGTTTCTTCGTCCCATTTGCACGACGCTTCACCAAAAACCCTGTCGGCATCACATGCTTGCAAAGAATGGGTATCGGTTTTGCTATAAACATATTAGCAACATTAGTCTCGGCAATGGTTGAAATAAAGCGCAAACAAGTAGCATCTGATCATAACCTACTTGACAAACCAAACGTCGTGATTCCTATATCTGTTTTCTGGCTCGTTCCTCAGTTTTGCTTGCATGGTGTAGCGGAGGCGTTCATGTCAGTTGGGCATTTGGAGTTTCTTTACGATCAATCACCGGAAAGCATGAGAAGTACTTGCATGGCGCTGAATTGGATTGCAGTAGCCATAGGGAGCTACATTGGGACGTTGGTGGTATCGTTGATTCATGAGTACACCGGAAAGGAACACAACTGGCTACCAGATCGGAATCTGAACAAGGGGAAGTTGGATTATTACTATTGGTTGATGAGTGGAATACAAGTTGTGAACTTAATGTATTACGTGACCTGTGCTTATTACTATACAAATAAACCGCTGGAATTGATTAAAGATGGACAAGGGGAAGGCGATTTGGAGTTGGCTGAAGACAAATCGGTCTCTTCAAAGTCGTTATTGGATGGCCGGAATCGAGATAGTGAAGAAAACGGGCATCAAGATTACAAGGAGAAGAGAAGCTTATAG
- the LOC111891766 gene encoding protein NRT1/ PTR FAMILY 3.1 isoform X1 — protein sequence MYSWKVGKSKMSPTKDNENGESNHEDTEKKKTLGGIKTMPFILANEVCDRFAGTGFHANLITYLTQQLNLPMVKASNILTNFGGTSSFMPLIGALIADSFAGRFYTIVIGLFVYLLGMVCITTSSILPQLRPPPCPTKENCIEASSSQLWILYLCLFLTSLGSGAIRPNVVTFAADQFDMSTGKSNPSSVGRNFFNWYYFCMGLATLTALTVVVYVQDRVGWGLGLGIPTIAMVLSFLAFVVAAHLYRRVKPEGSPLVRVAQVVVAAVKKRKLVVQENVTPLYENRKLDAGISADGRLLHTNTLKWFDRAAIVTQDDIKDPSCPNLWRLATVHRVEEIKSVIRMIPIWAAAILHVTSQSHQHSFIIIQAGTMDRHMSPSFEIPPASLSIFGVLTMLICLSTYKRFFVPFARRFTKNPVGITCLQRMGIGFAINILATLVSAMVEIKRKQVASDHNLLDKPNVVIPISVFWLVPQFCLHGVAEAFMSVGHLEFLYDQSPESMRSTCMALNWIAVAIGSYIGTLVVSLIHEYTGKEHNWLPDRNLNKGKLDYYYWLMSGIQVVNLMYYVTCAYYYTNKPLELIKDGQGEGDLELAEDKSVSSKSLLDGRNRDSEENGHQDYKEKRSL from the exons CTAATGAAGTATGTGACAGATTTGCGGGAACAGGGTTCCATGCCAACTTGATAACATACTTGACCCAACAGTTGAACCTTCCAATGGTTAAGGCATCTAACATATTAACAAATTTTGGAGGGACGTCGAGTTTCATGCCCCTTATCGGTGCTCTAATTGCTGATTCTTTTGCGGGCCGCTTTTATACAATTGTTATTGGCCTCTTCGTTTATTTATTG GGGATGGTCTGCATCACCACATCATCAATACTACCACAGCTACGGCCACCGCCATGTCCAACCAAAGAGAACTGCATAGAAGCTTCTTCCTCTCAGCTATGGATCCTCTACCTTTGCCTCTTCCTCACCTCCCTCGGCTCCGGCGCCATCCGCCCTAACGTTGTGACCTTCGCCGCTGATCAATTTGACATGTCCACCGGCAAATCAAACCCCAGCAGCGTCGGACGCAACTTCTTCAATTGGTACTACTTTTGCATGGGACTCGCAACACTCACAGCTCTAACAGTTGTCGTTTATGTCCAAGATCGTGTCGGTTGGGGATTGGGTCTCGGTATCCCAACCATCGCAATGGTTTTGTCGTTCCTCGCGTTTGTGGTCGCAGCTCATCTTTATAGAAGGGTGAAACCCGAAGGTAGCCCATTGGTTCGAGTCGCTCAGGTGGTGGTTGCTGCTGTTAAAAAAAGGAAACTGGTTGTACAAGAAAACGTGACACCTCTTTACGAAAATAGGAAGTTAGATGCTGGTATTTCAGCGGATGGAAGACTTCTTCATACTAATACGTTAAA GTGGTTTGATCGAGCTGCGATTGTAACACAAGATGACATAAAAGATCCTTCATGTCCGAACTTGTGGAGGCTAGCGACAGTCCATAGGGTGGAGGAGATAAAATCCGTCATACGAATGATACCCATATGGGCGGCGGCGATTCTCCATGTCACGTCGCAATCCCATCAACATAGCTTCATCATCATACAAGCAGGAACCATGGATCGCCATATGTCCCCTTCTTTCGAAATTCCACCTGCAAGTCTATCGATCTTCGGTGTCCTCACCATGCTCATCTGTCTCTCGACCTACAAGCGTTTCTTCGTCCCATTTGCACGACGCTTCACCAAAAACCCTGTCGGCATCACATGCTTGCAAAGAATGGGTATCGGTTTTGCTATAAACATATTAGCAACATTAGTCTCGGCAATGGTTGAAATAAAGCGCAAACAAGTAGCATCTGATCATAACCTACTTGACAAACCAAACGTCGTGATTCCTATATCTGTTTTCTGGCTCGTTCCTCAGTTTTGCTTGCATGGTGTAGCGGAGGCGTTCATGTCAGTTGGGCATTTGGAGTTTCTTTACGATCAATCACCGGAAAGCATGAGAAGTACTTGCATGGCGCTGAATTGGATTGCAGTAGCCATAGGGAGCTACATTGGGACGTTGGTGGTATCGTTGATTCATGAGTACACCGGAAAGGAACACAACTGGCTACCAGATCGGAATCTGAACAAGGGGAAGTTGGATTATTACTATTGGTTGATGAGTGGAATACAAGTTGTGAACTTAATGTATTACGTGACCTGTGCTTATTACTATACAAATAAACCGCTGGAATTGATTAAAGATGGACAAGGGGAAGGCGATTTGGAGTTGGCTGAAGACAAATCGGTCTCTTCAAAGTCGTTATTGGATGGCCGGAATCGAGATAGTGAAGAAAACGGGCATCAAGATTACAAGGAGAAGAGAAGCTTATAG